ATTCATAAAACTGAAGTAGTGAGTTTGCTATAAAATGGTCAGATACTAGaggttaagaaaagagatgCGTACACGAAAATCTAAAAAGAACTTGTTGTCTAGAAGCCACAAAAAAGTTCAAAACGTTTTCCAGATCAAATCTTCATTAGATCTCGGAGACGTATAGTTGAATTATTTTGAGCTTTCGGCCCAATGTTCCTGTGCGGATCTCCTTCATTTTTATTCTTAGTTTTATTTTTGGATCTACGTGCCAGCAGAAGTTTTGTTTATCACATTCGTTTGGACTCTTTTCTGGTGATACGCTTTTTCAGTCTCTAACAAAATTATCATAATAGTTAGCTTTATCAATagttttgcacagccctagttgTAAGTTCGTTTACTGTAATTTAGTGTATTAGTGTTTTCTGTATGGATataagtacatttacatttatgcatttgacagacacttTCATCCAAAGTGGCTTAAAGAGCATTTGGGGCATGTTAAGGCCGaagtgtagtgttttttttacgCGTATGTAGGGGTCCGTGTACAGTGCACGCTATGCACTTTTCGTCACCAGAAGAGTAAGCGCGTACTGTAAGGACACTGACGGATTTTTGAAGCCTCGCGTATGTAGTATGTTGGCCACGAGAGGTATTGCAATTTGTCGCAATATGCATGCATCGAATATCAGCACATGTGTATGAGTCTAATGAAGTATGCTTTTTTAAGGCTGTGCATTTGACTGTGCCTGTATGCTTGCGTAAAACAGACGATACCCGGGGTTTAGTGTGTTTGTTCCCTGGCAGTTGAACCCATGGCTTATGTTATGCTTTTTGTTAGACCGAAGTACAGTctttttatttgacttgtacaCAGAACTTCGACGCATGCCCATTGTGACGAAATACagtgcatctcctgggctacataccaCATTCTCATAGGTGCATGTGCAACTTATGTGCACATTGTATTCAAGGTTTCAAAAATATGGCAGACCCATGCgtacacacatttttttactatacttcagcctaaatgctttcccagttgagctacaggaacactagcCAGTCATTCCTGTTATATGGCTACGTGTATGAGAAGCTCTGCAATGAAGCTACAGTGTGATTGTACAAATGATTGTAAATTGATATTAAAAAACGTAAACTTGATCTCATTGCAGACAGAAGCCAAACAGAGCAACAAGTGTGTGTTTCGCCGTCAGCTGTTAAACCGACTTCAGCAGGAGTTTAATGCCCGAGAGGAGATAAGGAGGAGATCCACTCAGGAGTGGGTTTGTCTTGTGTCCTTCATCTGCAACATCTTTGATTACCTCAAGGTGAATCCCCATCTCATGAATGGTTGCCATACATGTTTACACAAATCACCTACAGTAGATTACAATTAATGCATCATGAAAATTTAAAGATTTACTGATTTTCGTTTACTATAAGATAATAAATACATGTGTTAATTTAAGTAAAGTTGTTGGCCTATGTTTAACTTCTGGTTCTGTTGGCTGTAGGTGAATAACACGCCCATGGTGCCGCTGGTTCAGCCTGTGTATGACTGTTTATTCAGATTGGCACAGCCTGATGCTCTGAAGAACGAGGAGGAGGTGAGGTTGCATGCTTTATgctaaaggattagtcaattttcttaaaagaaaaatccagataatttactcaccaccatgtcatccaaaatgttgatgtctttctttgttcagtcaagaagaaattatgttttttttaggaaaacattccaggatttttctaattttaatggactttaatggaccccaacacgtaacagttttaatgcagtttaaaattgcagtttcaaaggactctaaacaatctcaaccgaggcataagggtctcatctagcaaaacaattgtcatttttggcaaaaagaaataaaaaatacacttcTCGTTCTCCTCTGGCTGTGTGACCAGCCAGCGCGATCTCACgtaatatgtcatcacgtcaagaggtcatggatgacgtatgcgaaactacgccccagtgtttacaagtgtggagaaagaggaccattccgatgttgttgtatgtggaatgatactaattaatgtctttgtgttagtttattgtttaaaatggtccacaaatgtgcgtttcaaatatatgtaatgtgtgaccttttgacgtcattacgcaattacgtgaggtcgcgctggcgcatcacacggccagaggaagaagagaagttgtggtttaaaagtgcatttttttttcttgtcaaaaatgacaatcgtttcgctagataagacccttatgcctcgtttgggatcgtttagtgtcctttgaaactgcagttttaaactacaaaacataatttcttctcgagtgaacaaagaaagacatctacattttggatgacattgtggtgaataaattatctggattttattttaagaaaaaggaCTAATCCCTTAAGCGATCAGCAATTTTTtccattaatcattttttatgtGATCGATTCAGTATTGACTctcaataaatagttttttttaagcaaacgTTGAACATAGAATCTCATTAACACTACATTGTCACCTATGTGAAAGTTTTCCAAACTGGGGTTTGGTAACCCCTGGTGGTTCGTGAGGGAATAGCAGGGGGTTAGTGAGTTGatagaaaataattaattacaattaagttatacaatttaaattattaattttaaaataaaaactctaAAGAAAAcatgtacattttatttgtttaattaattaaGTGACCATTATATAACACTACAATATATCATATCATAGAACTGAGATACAGTTATGTACTAATCAAAGAAAATGACCAAATAACTTCATAACAATAACAAAGTAACATACTATTAATAAACATACTTAAAAAACATTGTCAagaatttaaaggggacatttcacaagactttttttttaagatgtcaaataaatatttggtgtccccagagtatgtatgtgaagtttcagctcaaataccatatagataattattatagcatgttaaaatttccactttgtaggtgtgagcaaaaattagccgttttgggtgtgtcctttaaaatgcaaatgagctgatatctgcactaaatggcagtgcagtggttggatagtgcagattaaggggcagtattatccccttctgacatcgcaggggagccaaatttcaatgacctatttttttcacatgtttgcagacaatggtttaccaaaactaagttactaggttgatctttttcacattttctagattgatagcactggggacccaattatagcacttaaacattgaaaagtcagattttcatgatatgtcccctatAAGTCATGGGGGTTCTGGtgacaaaaagtttaaaaagcTTTGTTATGTTATAACGGAgatgtttaaaatagtttagtATATTCTCTCTCTATTTCAGATGGACTGTCTGGTATTACAGTTACACCGTATCGGAGATCAGCTGGAGAAGATGGATATGCAGCGCATGGATGAGTTGTTTTATCTTCTGAGGGACGGGTTTCTCCTGCAGGACGATCTGAGCTCAATGGGTCGACTGCTCTTGCTGGAGATCCTGGAGTTTCGTGCGGGAGGCTGGACCCTCAGTGACACCGCTCAGAAATATTACTACAGTGAAGTGACAGACTGACACCTCCACCAAAATTCAAGGAACCAATGGAGGAAAAACACTGGAGGCTTTATGTTTTAAGGAAGGCTTTGAGAGTTACTAGGTATGTGGGTTGACAATAGAGGATTTAACCAAGGTTAGGGTGTTCAGGTGTGTTTCTGGTGTTCTGTAGTTTTGATATGGTAAGTAGTAAGATGGCTCACTTTCTCCGTAAACATTCCTGTGGTCTGTAATAATGTTACAGATCCCAACATTCCCGAAACAAACTATtagtgtgtgctgtaatgccGTTCAATTAGGGTTAAGCAACACTTTTCTGAAGATTGTTGAACCACATCTGTTTTCTGTGAAAAATAATCATTTGTAGCCAAAGTTAGGCAGCTTTTTtcaggaaataaaaaagttttttgtgatCATCGAGGTCTTTAATAATAAGTGATAATGAGATTTCAGCTCATGAATCTCTGCTGAAAATGTTTCAGGCCAAAAACATATTTGCTGTTTTTAAAGGATAAGATGAGAAAAGTTTAGCAGAAGCAATATGATTCCTATGTGTGGTTTAGTGTTTAAATGCAGTACATCTTTCGGGtatattttatactttttatatgatgttaacacacatttaaaaacacacaagtgATGGACCAAAGCAAAAGACATCATAATAAATTTAAGAAGTGCGCATATTATTACAGTATCACAATGTTTATTTCCAGTGGATTACCATCCATCAAATAAGGACAGACTGGATTGAAAtgtcacaaaataaaataaataagataaaaaaaataaactttatgtgTTTTAGCATACATTAGGAAAGCATCTTTCATCATTAAAAGTgaacatattatgaaaatctgacttttttccatgtttaagtgttataattgggtccccagtgtttttatcaacccagtaacttagttttggtaaattttctgcaagcatgtgaaaaaatagctcattgaaatttggctcccctgtgatgtcagaaggggataataccgccccttaatcagcactttccaaccactgcactgccatttagtgcagagatcagctcatttgcatttaaaatgacacaaccaaaatggcacattttttcttacacttacaaagtggcaattttaacatgctataataattgatctatatggtattttgagctaaaacttcatatatgTACTCGGGAGACACTgagtattttattttacattttaaaaaagtctgtgaaatgtcccctttaagctttGTTTATTCTCGTGCTTTGCGCCGCACCGCGCGTGGCCAAACCAATACAAAGTAAAGGATAAAAGTCGTTCACTAGAACAACCTTTGGGCTTGTAGCATCAAAGCTTGATgtataaatatgagaacatcAATAAAGCAACGATCTCTTAAATATGTcgttattaaacattatcatttcattaacaTCTTTACTAAACAAATGATGCCAAAATCTCAAGGTTTGTATTTTACCCCTCATCCGGTGGtacattcaatacaaatataagccaatAATTCTGAATTATATGTAAAAGAATGTTTTAAATGGCAATGTTTCCACACTTTAATAAGGGGTGGTTTACCGGACAGATTTTAGCttaagttttagtttaattatgaaatataactagttttaacaaacatttctAACATTAAAAACCTTACTAAACcaaaggcactgatgtattttaagatgtgtCTGTGCAAGTTATAGTTTAATACCTGTCTGGGAAAAAAAACCCTGCAGATAA
This window of the Misgurnus anguillicaudatus chromosome 19, ASM2758022v2, whole genome shotgun sequence genome carries:
- the LOC129436698 gene encoding MIF4G domain-containing protein B, with amino-acid sequence MENSSSRDEYKIQSFDMETQALLKTALNDPGSVDLDKVSSVIVEQSLKDQAFSREAGRICYTIVQTEAKQSNKCVFRRQLLNRLQQEFNAREEIRRRSTQEWVCLVSFICNIFDYLKVNNTPMVPLVQPVYDCLFRLAQPDALKNEEEMDCLVLQLHRIGDQLEKMDMQRMDELFYLLRDGFLLQDDLSSMGRLLLLEILEFRAGGWTLSDTAQKYYYSEVTD